A single window of Acidimicrobiia bacterium DNA harbors:
- a CDS encoding SDR family oxidoreductase, which translates to MNEVALVSGGGRGIGRAICLKLAQAGYDIAVNYRRDEEAAAATVAEIEALGQRAIAVAASVDNWDACQAMVDRVVEELGAPSALVHNGGIASRGNSVVDTELDELDRVIRTHAYGGFHLAKLCVPYMKERNSGNIVMISSVATDSNGANGSPYNMGKAALEALAFTLAKEVVGHNIHVNVVAPGLVATDMGDRLTKATTGGRAQNAADLDANAPFGRVCRPDDVANVVAFYLSDHAGYVTGTRIRVDGGGALRF; encoded by the coding sequence ATGAACGAAGTTGCATTGGTATCTGGGGGCGGTCGAGGTATTGGCCGCGCAATTTGTTTGAAACTCGCCCAGGCGGGCTATGACATAGCGGTTAATTACCGCCGTGATGAAGAGGCGGCCGCGGCCACCGTCGCTGAAATTGAAGCATTAGGTCAAAGGGCAATCGCCGTGGCAGCCTCAGTCGATAATTGGGATGCTTGCCAAGCCATGGTGGACAGGGTGGTGGAAGAGCTGGGTGCTCCCAGCGCGCTCGTCCACAATGGAGGAATTGCGAGCCGCGGGAATAGCGTAGTGGACACCGAGCTAGACGAGCTGGACCGTGTGATCCGTACCCATGCCTACGGTGGGTTTCATCTTGCCAAACTTTGTGTTCCTTACATGAAAGAACGCAATAGCGGAAACATTGTCATGATTTCGTCGGTAGCTACTGATTCAAATGGTGCGAATGGCTCGCCTTACAATATGGGGAAGGCGGCTCTCGAAGCCTTAGCCTTCACACTGGCGAAAGAAGTTGTCGGCCACAATATTCACGTCAACGTGGTAGCACCCGGACTGGTTGCCACTGATATGGGTGACCGTTTAACTAAGGCCACCACTGGGGGAAGAGCGCAAAACGCTGCAGATCTTGATGCCAACGCCCCTTTCGGGCGTGTTTGTCGCCCCGACGATGTGGCCAACGTTGTGGCGTTTTATCTATCTGATCATGCCGGCTACGTGACAGGGACACGTATTCGCGTCGACGGCGGTGGCGCCCTTCGGTTTTGA
- a CDS encoding ABC transporter ATP-binding protein, which translates to MLELLKIYMPRVKALLFGVLVFEVLQAIFTLLLPRVTADIIDKGVVQNDSGAIWSIGGWMMIIAISQGLALVAGIYFAARASMAAGREIRQDLFHKVTGFSSQEMGHFGAPTLITRITNDVQQIQAMIHMACTMAVMAPITGVFGTYMAIREDASLSIVLLISIPLFALVAGTLMGKAHPIFTLMQDRIDDVNTVLREQITGIRVVRAFVREPAEEKRFATANQALTDTGFRTGRIMAVLFPAVMLVQNGASVAIIWYGALRIDAGEMSIGSLVAFLGYIVMVLMAVMMSSFMFVMLPRAAVSGNRIMEALRAEASVTNPSHARSDVGHRGALELREVTFGYPGAEEPVIRSVSFTTRPGETTAIIGSTGSGKTTLLNLVPRLFDVTGGAILIDDTNIRELDLDDLWARIGLIPQRPFLFSGTIADNLRYGKEDATEEEIWEALTVAQGADFVAAMPEGIYSQITQGGTNVSGGQRQRLAIARALIRKPDIYLFDDSFSALDLTTDANLRAALVPYTANAITILVAQRVSTIVNADQIVVLEEGSVVGLGTHDELLATCPTYVEIVDSQMSVEAKS; encoded by the coding sequence ATGCTTGAATTGTTAAAGATTTATATGCCTCGGGTGAAAGCACTGCTCTTCGGCGTGCTGGTTTTTGAGGTTCTTCAAGCAATCTTCACCCTGCTATTACCACGTGTCACGGCTGACATAATCGACAAGGGCGTTGTTCAAAACGACAGCGGTGCTATCTGGTCAATTGGTGGCTGGATGATGATAATAGCCATTAGTCAAGGCCTGGCTTTGGTAGCCGGAATATATTTCGCCGCTCGCGCCTCAATGGCGGCCGGTCGCGAGATTCGCCAAGACCTCTTCCACAAGGTAACCGGCTTCTCTTCGCAAGAAATGGGCCACTTTGGTGCCCCTACGCTGATCACGCGTATCACCAATGATGTTCAACAAATACAAGCCATGATTCACATGGCCTGCACCATGGCTGTTATGGCACCCATAACTGGTGTTTTTGGTACTTACATGGCGATTCGAGAAGATGCCTCGCTTTCTATTGTGCTCTTAATTTCAATACCATTATTTGCACTAGTCGCGGGCACCTTGATGGGCAAAGCGCACCCCATTTTTACTCTCATGCAAGACCGTATCGACGATGTAAACACCGTCTTACGCGAACAAATCACCGGCATCCGGGTGGTTCGAGCTTTCGTGCGTGAACCCGCCGAAGAGAAACGGTTCGCTACGGCTAACCAGGCTTTAACCGACACCGGTTTTCGCACTGGCCGCATTATGGCTGTCCTTTTCCCCGCGGTAATGCTGGTTCAAAACGGTGCCAGTGTGGCCATCATTTGGTACGGCGCGTTGCGCATCGATGCTGGCGAGATGTCAATTGGTTCGCTGGTGGCGTTCTTGGGCTACATCGTGATGGTGCTAATGGCGGTCATGATGTCAAGCTTCATGTTCGTCATGTTGCCTAGGGCTGCTGTTTCTGGCAATCGAATTATGGAAGCGTTAAGGGCCGAGGCTTCGGTTACAAACCCCAGCCACGCCCGCAGCGATGTTGGACACCGCGGCGCACTTGAGCTGCGAGAGGTGACTTTCGGTTACCCAGGTGCCGAGGAACCCGTGATCCGCTCTGTTTCGTTTACCACTCGACCTGGGGAAACAACTGCCATTATTGGTAGCACCGGCTCGGGTAAAACAACGCTTTTGAACCTGGTACCTCGACTTTTCGATGTCACAGGCGGTGCAATCTTAATCGACGACACCAACATACGTGAGCTTGACCTAGATGACCTGTGGGCCAGAATCGGCCTAATTCCGCAGCGTCCTTTCCTCTTCTCTGGAACCATTGCCGACAATCTTCGCTACGGCAAAGAAGATGCGACCGAAGAAGAGATTTGGGAAGCCTTGACAGTGGCCCAAGGTGCCGACTTCGTGGCGGCCATGCCCGAGGGCATCTACTCGCAGATCACCCAAGGCGGTACCAATGTTTCAGGTGGGCAACGCCAGCGATTAGCGATTGCCCGCGCCCTTATCCGCAAACCAGATATCTATCTTTTCGACGACTCGTTCTCGGCCCTAGATTTGACCACCGACGCCAACCTGAGAGCTGCTCTGGTGCCCTATACCGCCAACGCCATCACTATTTTGGTGGCGCAACGGGTGTCCACCATTGTGAACGCTGATCAAATTGTGGTGCTAGAGGAAGGTTCCGTGGTCGGACTTGGCACCCATGACGAACTCTTGGCCACCTGCCCAACCTATGTTGAGATCGTCGACTCGCAAATGAGTGTGGAGGCAAAGAGTTGA
- a CDS encoding ABC transporter ATP-binding protein: MSTSADPKAVLRRVKDLLRPERIFITVILVSVIISVSMTVYGPRLLGQATDVIVDGLFSGDGLDRSKLLTVLTTAVIIYVVGAALSWLTAYIMAGVVHRTMFRLRESVEDKINRLPLHYIDRTPRGDLLSRVTNDIDNITQSLQMSVSQVLNQLLMVVGVVFMMAWISPLLAIFAVVMIPVSLWIVKFVGRKSRKRFGAQWRHTGELNSIVEESFTGHSLVKVFGRQSQVEAEFSTVNDQLYEASYKAQFIVGITQPMMSLLGNLNYLFVAVAGSFMITSGRMTIGQLQAFIQYARLYTQPLRTLAGMMNMVQSGIASAERVFEFLDVEEESAEPTNPPSLETVEGRVVFSDVSFSYSPDKRLIEHLSLVANPGETIAIVGPTGAGKTTLVNLIMRFYELNDGQISLDGVNIADLRRDQLRSHVGMVLQDTWLFEDTIWENLKYGNLEATDEQILQAARAAYVDRFVHTLSDGYETVIDEDGTNLSAGEKQLITIARAFLNNPSILILDEATSSVDTRTEVLIQEAMANLRAQRTSFVIAHRLSTIRDADIILMMEDGQIVEQGSHDDLLAAQGAYHRLYNSQFQAASVDIDAPVGN, from the coding sequence ATGTCCACTTCGGCCGACCCCAAAGCGGTGCTGCGGCGTGTCAAAGATCTGCTGCGACCCGAACGCATCTTCATCACCGTCATTTTGGTTTCGGTGATTATTAGCGTAAGCATGACTGTTTATGGTCCTCGTTTACTGGGTCAAGCCACCGATGTCATCGTAGACGGGCTCTTTAGCGGTGATGGCTTAGACCGCTCAAAGCTCTTAACGGTCCTCACTACCGCCGTAATTATTTACGTCGTGGGTGCAGCATTGTCGTGGCTAACCGCCTACATCATGGCGGGAGTGGTTCACCGAACCATGTTCCGGCTACGCGAAAGCGTAGAAGACAAGATAAACCGTCTGCCTTTGCACTACATCGACCGCACCCCCAGGGGCGACTTGTTGAGTCGCGTTACCAACGACATCGACAACATCACACAAAGCCTTCAAATGAGCGTCAGCCAGGTACTCAACCAGTTGCTGATGGTGGTTGGCGTGGTGTTCATGATGGCCTGGATTTCGCCGCTATTAGCAATCTTTGCCGTGGTAATGATTCCCGTTTCGTTGTGGATCGTGAAGTTCGTAGGGAGAAAGTCTCGAAAACGATTCGGGGCACAGTGGCGCCATACCGGCGAGTTGAACTCCATTGTGGAAGAGTCCTTTACCGGGCACTCGCTAGTAAAAGTGTTCGGGCGACAAAGCCAGGTTGAAGCCGAGTTCTCGACAGTTAACGACCAGCTATACGAAGCCAGTTATAAGGCCCAGTTCATCGTGGGCATCACCCAACCCATGATGTCATTGCTTGGTAACCTCAACTATTTGTTCGTGGCCGTGGCTGGAAGTTTCATGATTACGAGCGGTCGAATGACTATTGGCCAGCTTCAGGCATTCATTCAATACGCTCGCTTATACACCCAGCCTCTTCGTACCTTGGCGGGCATGATGAACATGGTGCAGTCGGGAATTGCCTCGGCAGAGCGAGTTTTTGAGTTCCTAGACGTAGAAGAAGAAAGCGCCGAACCGACCAACCCACCATCGTTGGAAACCGTTGAAGGTCGCGTAGTTTTCAGCGACGTCTCGTTCTCTTACAGCCCTGACAAACGCCTGATAGAGCACCTTTCGCTAGTGGCTAACCCCGGCGAAACCATAGCCATCGTCGGTCCTACAGGTGCTGGTAAAACTACGTTGGTAAACCTGATAATGCGGTTCTACGAACTGAACGATGGCCAAATTAGCCTTGATGGTGTCAACATCGCCGACCTACGTCGCGACCAGCTGCGCAGCCATGTGGGGATGGTTTTACAAGACACCTGGCTCTTCGAAGACACCATTTGGGAAAACCTCAAATACGGCAACCTCGAAGCCACCGATGAACAGATCTTGCAGGCCGCCCGGGCGGCATATGTTGACCGTTTTGTGCACACGTTGTCGGACGGCTACGAAACGGTTATCGACGAAGACGGTACCAACCTAAGTGCCGGCGAAAAACAGCTCATTACCATCGCCCGAGCCTTTCTCAACAACCCTTCTATTCTCATTTTGGACGAGGCCACAAGCTCGGTAGATACCCGAACCGAAGTGTTGATCCAAGAAGCCATGGCAAACTTGAGAGCACAGCGGACGAGCTTTGTGATCGCACACCGCCTCTCCACTATCCGTGACGCCGACATCATATTGATGATGGAGGACGGCCAAATTGTGGAGCAAGGTTCACACGACGACCTGCTAGCAGCCCAAGGGGCGTATCATCGCCTATACAACTCGCAGTTCCAAGCCGCTTCCGTCGATATTGACGCCCCGGTTGGTAACTAG
- a CDS encoding alcohol dehydrogenase catalytic domain-containing protein has translation MRAFQLVAPGVTELREVDTPVPGAGQVLLKVTGAGVCHSDLHILHAPATVFPTPMTFGHEVSGTVALAGEGVVGWEEGTPALVYICWGCGRCSACLVGAENYCRAYPRSTVPGGGLGLDGGMADYVVVPARHLVPLGDLDPIAATPLTDAGLTPYHAIAQARSRLNPSSTAVVIGVGGLGHVGLQILKATTGATVIAVDTDEARLAQATELGADHVLLAETNTATDILALTNQVGADAIFDFVGLDSTLDIAGNAVRSAGQIMLVGLGGGTLPMSAIGMAAPVPWGVTVQKPYGGTRRDLAEVVALAAAGRIHVAATAFPLDDAAKVFAQLERGEILGRAVLVP, from the coding sequence ATGAGAGCATTCCAACTTGTTGCACCAGGTGTCACCGAGCTGCGAGAAGTTGATACGCCGGTGCCTGGTGCTGGCCAGGTGTTGTTGAAAGTAACCGGGGCTGGCGTATGTCATTCCGATCTACACATACTTCATGCTCCTGCCACGGTTTTCCCCACCCCAATGACCTTTGGTCACGAGGTCTCGGGCACCGTGGCCCTGGCCGGTGAAGGTGTTGTTGGCTGGGAGGAAGGGACCCCTGCTTTGGTCTACATCTGCTGGGGTTGTGGTCGCTGCAGTGCTTGCTTGGTAGGTGCCGAAAACTATTGCCGTGCCTACCCAAGAAGTACGGTTCCCGGTGGTGGGCTAGGCCTTGATGGCGGCATGGCCGATTATGTGGTGGTACCAGCGCGCCATCTGGTGCCACTTGGTGATTTAGACCCCATTGCCGCCACGCCTTTAACCGATGCTGGGTTAACGCCCTACCATGCCATTGCTCAAGCCCGCTCGCGCTTGAACCCAAGCTCTACCGCAGTAGTGATCGGTGTTGGTGGCTTGGGACACGTCGGCCTACAGATTCTTAAGGCCACCACTGGGGCGACTGTCATCGCCGTCGATACCGATGAGGCGCGCCTCGCCCAAGCAACCGAGTTGGGTGCCGACCATGTGCTCCTAGCTGAGACCAACACCGCAACCGACATTCTGGCGCTCACCAATCAGGTCGGTGCCGATGCCATCTTCGATTTCGTTGGGCTCGATTCAACCTTGGATATTGCTGGCAACGCCGTGCGTTCCGCAGGTCAAATAATGCTGGTTGGTTTAGGCGGCGGTACTTTGCCGATGAGCGCTATAGGGATGGCCGCACCGGTACCTTGGGGCGTTACTGTGCAAAAACCATATGGTGGCACTCGCCGTGACTTGGCAGAAGTTGTAGCGCTAGCTGCGGCCGGGCGAATTCATGTGGCAGCTACTGCTTTCCCCCTTGATGACGCCGCCAAAGTTTTTGCCCAGCTTGAACGCGGAGAAATTCTTGGCCGGGCCGTGTTGGTTCCCTAA
- the trxA gene encoding thioredoxin encodes MSTINLTADTFEDTVSKDGIVLVDWWAAWCGPCRTFAPIFEEAATKYPEITFGKIDTEAEQNLSGSAGIMSIPTLMLFRDGILLFNQAGALPAAALDDLISQAQALDMEQVRADIEAQNSSN; translated from the coding sequence GTGTCCACAATAAACCTCACCGCAGACACCTTCGAAGATACCGTCTCGAAAGATGGCATAGTCCTGGTTGACTGGTGGGCCGCCTGGTGTGGTCCATGCCGCACCTTTGCGCCCATCTTCGAAGAAGCAGCTACCAAGTACCCTGAAATCACCTTCGGTAAAATCGATACAGAAGCCGAGCAAAACCTCTCAGGGTCAGCAGGAATCATGTCGATTCCGACGCTCATGCTCTTTCGCGATGGCATTTTGCTCTTTAACCAGGCTGGTGCGCTACCGGCCGCAGCACTGGACGATCTAATTTCACAGGCCCAGGCACTTGACATGGAACAAGTACGTGCCGACATTGAGGCCCAAAACAGCTCGAACTAA
- a CDS encoding metal-sensitive transcriptional regulator, whose translation MKFPDEVSEEALRRLARAEGQVRGVQRMLEEGASCKDVIAQLNAAQGALRRTSLRLMSAGMRYCMNNPDEAESEGMTVEEMEALFLNLK comes from the coding sequence ATGAAATTTCCTGATGAGGTAAGTGAAGAAGCCCTGCGGCGTTTAGCGCGCGCCGAAGGACAGGTGCGTGGTGTGCAGCGGATGCTGGAAGAGGGTGCTAGCTGTAAGGATGTGATAGCCCAGCTGAACGCGGCACAAGGCGCGCTTCGCAGAACGTCGCTTCGATTGATGTCGGCAGGGATGCGTTATTGCATGAACAATCCCGACGAAGCCGAGTCTGAGGGCATGACTGTGGAAGAGATGGAAGCGCTCTTTCTGAACCTGAAATAG
- a CDS encoding alkyl sulfatase dimerization domain-containing protein, protein MGTINPCVIKNTEGRVVWDGDSYDFITGEAPPTVHPSLWRQSILVSKHGLYEITEGIYQVRGFDLSNITFVEGDTGIIVIDPLISAETAAAALHLYRQHRGERQVKAVIYSHSHVDHFGGVLGVTSAEAVESGEVQIIAPEGLLEHAISENVYAGAPMGRRASYMYGGLLPRNATGAVGSALGQNTSTGSVGILPPTIEISRTGERLNIDSVEIEFQVTPDTEAPAEMNFYFPGFRALCVAENATHVLHNLLTLRGALVRDAHSWARYLTETIDLWADQSEVAFASHHWPTWGSAAVIKYLSAQRDVYAYLHDEVLRLMGLGYQGTEIAEIITLPPALETEWSTRGYYGSISHNVKAIYQRYMGWFDGNPVNLWTHPPKPLADRYVAAMGGIEKVCELAETAVAEDDLRWAATLLGHAVFADESHETAKTALADVLEKLGFGSENAIWRNFYLTGAMELRNGVTPLPGRPGGALMKHLQPSQIFDSMAINIDGPKAWNLDLEFDFIFTDLSLRYRVTLRNGILVHRRAQSHWSAARTTVTLTKDRLFGLILGDLESAGLEIVGDSAAVGEFLGVLSAPNRSFPIMTPRDEYEAP, encoded by the coding sequence ATGGGCACCATTAACCCTTGTGTGATCAAAAACACGGAAGGACGTGTGGTTTGGGACGGCGATAGCTACGATTTCATTACTGGAGAAGCTCCCCCAACCGTGCATCCAAGTCTGTGGCGACAGAGCATCTTGGTTTCAAAACACGGCTTATATGAGATCACCGAAGGTATTTACCAAGTTCGTGGCTTCGACCTATCAAACATCACGTTTGTCGAGGGTGATACGGGAATTATCGTTATTGACCCGTTAATCTCAGCCGAAACCGCGGCCGCGGCCTTGCATTTGTATCGCCAGCATCGGGGCGAACGCCAGGTTAAAGCGGTGATCTACAGCCACTCCCACGTGGATCATTTTGGCGGTGTATTGGGGGTGACTTCCGCCGAGGCCGTTGAATCCGGCGAGGTACAAATCATTGCTCCCGAGGGCCTCCTGGAACATGCTATTTCTGAAAACGTATATGCCGGTGCGCCTATGGGACGTCGAGCTTCATATATGTATGGCGGGTTGCTGCCTCGCAACGCAACCGGTGCTGTGGGCTCGGCGTTGGGCCAAAATACATCTACCGGATCTGTGGGTATTCTGCCGCCCACAATTGAAATTTCCCGCACTGGGGAACGGTTGAACATTGACTCGGTAGAGATCGAGTTTCAGGTCACCCCAGACACAGAAGCACCTGCGGAAATGAACTTCTATTTCCCTGGCTTTCGAGCCTTGTGCGTGGCTGAAAACGCGACGCATGTGTTGCATAACCTGCTAACGCTACGTGGTGCTTTGGTACGTGATGCACATAGCTGGGCCCGCTACCTAACCGAAACCATTGATCTTTGGGCGGATCAATCAGAGGTGGCCTTTGCGTCGCATCATTGGCCGACATGGGGTTCCGCGGCGGTAATTAAGTACCTCTCAGCTCAGCGTGACGTGTACGCCTACCTGCACGATGAAGTATTACGGCTGATGGGTTTGGGCTATCAAGGTACCGAAATTGCCGAAATCATTACTTTGCCACCAGCGCTCGAAACCGAGTGGAGCACTAGGGGCTACTACGGTTCAATCAGCCACAACGTGAAGGCTATTTATCAGCGGTATATGGGTTGGTTTGATGGCAACCCCGTGAACTTGTGGACCCATCCGCCTAAGCCGCTAGCAGATCGTTACGTGGCGGCCATGGGTGGAATAGAAAAGGTATGTGAGCTAGCTGAAACTGCGGTTGCAGAAGATGACTTGCGCTGGGCCGCCACGCTTTTGGGTCACGCCGTGTTTGCGGATGAAAGCCACGAGACGGCCAAAACGGCGTTGGCTGATGTGCTAGAGAAACTGGGCTTTGGCTCGGAAAATGCTATTTGGCGAAACTTTTATTTAACCGGGGCCATGGAGCTGCGTAATGGGGTAACACCACTGCCGGGACGTCCGGGTGGGGCGTTAATGAAACATCTGCAGCCCTCGCAGATTTTTGATTCGATGGCCATCAACATCGACGGTCCCAAGGCCTGGAACCTTGACCTAGAATTCGATTTTATTTTCACAGATTTGTCGCTGCGATACCGGGTCACGCTACGAAACGGAATTTTGGTACACCGTCGAGCCCAATCACACTGGTCCGCGGCGCGAACCACGGTGACTTTAACCAAAGATCGACTGTTTGGTTTGATTCTGGGTGATCTTGAAAGTGCTGGTCTTGAGATAGTTGGTGACTCGGCCGCCGTAGGGGAGTTCCTGGGCGTACTCTCGGCCCCCAATCGTAGTTTTCCTATTATGACCCCGCGTGATGAATACGAGGCCCCTTAG
- a CDS encoding MFS transporter, translating to MNSPPTKHPWLALFVLVLPVLMISMDGTILGFAIPHLSADLEPSSSALLWIIDIYSFVLAGLLITMGAIGDRIGRRKLLLFGAAGFSVASVLAAFAPSAAALIAARAVLGVAGATLLPSTLALIRNVFPNETQRQLAIAIWAATFAAGSAVGPIVGGFLLDHYWWGSVFLLAAPVTAALLVLAPRFTPESRDPDPGPFDLGSSALSMTTMLPTVYAIKSFAEGGLSWMMAIAFGVGIGSGIMFVRRQLRQETPMIDIKLFFKERFRIGVLGNLIACFGFAGAMFFVTQYLQLVSGLSAFSAGIHLLPSVAASIIVTILAPQGARRFGSFGVVTAGLFGGAAGFAVLFFVGVNTSVWFIVLAAMIINGSLGAAMAVSIDGILASVPPRRAGEVSSVSETANELGIALGTAVLGSIMTAVYRTEISGLVNIPADAIAHAKETLGAAFVAAATLGEPQGSQLAHAAQSAFVEGLNRAGLAATVIMFGVAILAARVHRHGPDTPEPAGATSLNQPG from the coding sequence ATGAACTCTCCCCCAACTAAACACCCGTGGCTTGCGCTGTTTGTCTTGGTGCTACCAGTGCTAATGATCTCGATGGACGGCACCATCTTGGGTTTCGCTATTCCGCACCTTAGTGCCGACCTGGAACCCTCAAGTTCTGCTTTGTTGTGGATCATTGACATCTACTCGTTTGTGTTAGCGGGTCTCTTGATCACCATGGGTGCAATAGGCGATCGGATAGGCCGCCGCAAACTGCTTTTGTTCGGCGCTGCCGGTTTCTCAGTTGCCTCGGTCCTCGCCGCTTTTGCACCAAGCGCGGCCGCGCTAATCGCAGCACGAGCAGTCTTAGGTGTGGCCGGGGCGACCTTGTTGCCGTCCACCTTGGCATTGATTCGAAACGTATTCCCCAACGAGACACAACGGCAGCTGGCCATTGCTATCTGGGCGGCTACCTTTGCTGCCGGTTCAGCAGTGGGCCCAATCGTTGGTGGCTTCTTGCTTGATCATTATTGGTGGGGGTCGGTGTTCCTATTGGCAGCTCCAGTAACAGCGGCCCTACTGGTTCTGGCCCCTCGATTCACCCCAGAATCACGCGATCCTGACCCAGGGCCGTTCGACTTGGGTAGCTCAGCGTTATCAATGACCACTATGTTGCCCACAGTTTACGCCATCAAAAGCTTTGCTGAAGGGGGCTTGTCGTGGATGATGGCGATCGCGTTCGGCGTTGGGATTGGCAGCGGTATCATGTTCGTTCGTCGACAATTACGCCAAGAAACTCCAATGATCGATATCAAATTGTTCTTTAAGGAACGCTTTCGAATTGGTGTTTTGGGCAACTTGATCGCGTGCTTTGGTTTTGCTGGTGCCATGTTCTTTGTGACCCAGTACCTGCAGCTGGTGTCAGGACTCTCAGCTTTTAGCGCTGGCATTCATCTGCTCCCCTCGGTAGCTGCATCCATCATCGTTACAATTTTGGCACCCCAAGGTGCACGCCGTTTTGGGTCATTTGGGGTGGTAACAGCAGGCCTTTTTGGTGGTGCCGCGGGTTTTGCCGTGCTTTTCTTCGTGGGAGTGAACACCTCAGTCTGGTTCATTGTCCTGGCCGCCATGATCATTAACGGTTCGCTCGGCGCCGCTATGGCCGTATCCATCGACGGCATTTTGGCCTCAGTTCCGCCAAGGAGGGCCGGTGAAGTCTCCTCGGTTTCCGAAACCGCCAATGAGCTTGGTATTGCCCTAGGCACCGCCGTATTGGGCAGTATCATGACCGCCGTCTATCGAACTGAGATTTCAGGCTTGGTAAACATTCCTGCCGACGCCATTGCTCATGCTAAAGAAACCTTAGGGGCAGCCTTTGTGGCGGCGGCTACTTTAGGAGAACCGCAAGGGTCACAATTAGCACACGCGGCGCAGTCTGCTTTCGTAGAGGGACTGAACCGGGCAGGTCTGGCGGCCACTGTCATAATGTTTGGCGTAGCGATCTTGGCGGCACGAGTGCACCGGCACGGCCCCGACACCCCTGAGCCAGCCGGAGCGACATCACTCAACCAACCTGGTTGA